A region of the Fibrobacter sp. genome:
GCGCCAGTCTGGACGTGTTGACCGAGAAGGCGGCGCGCCTTATGCCGGTGAGCATCGAGTGGCCCGACCATGTGATTGCGAATAATACCGACGATGCCATCCGTGCGGGTCTCCTGTACGGGTTCATGGCGGAGCTCGAATCGCTGGTCGAAAAAATCAAGGCCGAGATGGGCAAGAAGAAGGTTCCCGTTTTCGCTACGGGCGGATGGGGCCAGATGGTCATGGGACATAGCAAAGTTATCGATACCTACGATCCTTATTTGACTCTGAACGGCGTGCGTCTCGTGGCTCTCCGCGGAAACGGTGCTGCCGAAATTGAACGTGATTCAGACGACGAATAGTTCTTTTGCTCCCAAGAAGCGGGGTGACATTCGGGATGTGCTTGTTGTGGCGCTCCCGATGCTTTTGTCGATGTCGTTCGATACGTTTATGACGTTTATCGACCGTCTTTTCTTATCTAAACTGGGGCCTGCCGAGATGAACGCTGCGCTTGGCGCCGGTGCGGTACAGCTTGCGCTTACGATGTTTTTTACGGGGGCGGTGAGCTACACGACGGCTATGGTGGCACAGCGCCTGGGGGCGAAAAAGCGTTGGGATTGCGCACGCGTGTTCATGCAGGCGGTTTACCTTTCGCTTGCCTGCGTTCCCCTGCTTTATTCGACAATCCCGCTGGGGCATTTGGTTTTCGGACTCGAGAACTTGCCGGCGGACCAGCTGGAATACCAGAAGACGTATTTCAACATATTGATGTTTGGCGGCATAATCTCGTTGGTGCGCAATGCGGCTCCGTGCTTCTTTAGCGGTATCGGCGAGACCAAGATTGTGATGCAGGCCGCGTTCGTGGGCATGATTGTGAATGTGGTCTGCAATTTCGTGCTGATTTTCGGTTTGGGGCCGATTCCCGCTTTGGGTGTCGCGGGTGCTGCCTACGGGACATTGATGGGGAATGCCGTCTCGACGGTTATTTTGTTCGTGAAATTCTTTGGCAAGTCGTGCCATAGGCGCTTCCGCACGCGCAATGCGTTTGCGTTCAACTGGCCGCTTTGCCGTGAACTCTTGCGGAAGGGGATTCCCTCGGGCGTCGAGATGTTCTTGAACATGTCGGCATTCCAGATGCTCATCTTGATGTTCCATGCGCTTGGGCCGGCGGCGGCGACGGCATCCTCGGTGATGTTCAACTGGGACATGGTGGCGTATGTGCCGCTCATGGGGCTCGAGGTGGCGTCAACAAGTCTCGTGGGGCGTTATGTGGGCGCTAAAAATGGCGCTGCCGCAAACAGGTCTACTTATTCGGGGCTCCGCTTGGGATGGGGCTATTCTGCGATTATCGGGGTGCTTTTCGTCTTTTTGCCGGGAGTGCTTACGGATGTTTTCCAGCCCGATGTGGCGGAGGCGTCGTCTCAGGCGCTTGCGATTTTTGCGGAAGCTAGGCCGATGGGCATGTTTATGTTGCGTTTTGCCGCACTTTACATTTTTGTCGAGGTGCTTCTGGTCATCTATGCAGGTGCCTTGCGTGGCGCGGGCGATACGTTCTGGGTGATGGTTGCGAGTGCCGTGATGAACTGGTTTGTCGCCCTTGCGCTGTACGTTGCCGCATATGTGATTGAACTGCCGGCTCATTATGCCTGGATTGCCGTTGTCGCTGTTTACAGCACTGTTCCGCTTATTTTCTGGCGGCGCTGGAAGAGCGGAAAATGGCGCAAGCATGTGCTTGAGAATGCCTCGTAGGTCGCGGGGATTCTTTCGCCAAGGTGCCCCGCGCAAAGCGGTAGCGACGGGTGCTATTTCTTTCTATATTGTACTACATGAAAGTAGTTTTTATGGGAACGCCGGAATTTGCGGCTTGCTTCTTGAAGCATCTTAAGGAATCTGACCATTTGGAAGTTGTGGGCGTGGTAACCCAGCCCGATAGGCCCGCGGGTCGTGGCCGCGTGCTGACGCCCCCGCCGGTAAAGCAGCTCGCGCTTGAATACGGACTCCCTGTATTGCAGCCGCTCGATTTGAAGGCCCCGGAATTCGAGGCGGATTTGCGTGCATTCGGCGCCGACTTGTTTGTCGTTGTCGCCTATTCCATCCTCCCGAAGAATATCCTCGCCGTGGCGAAATACGGTGCGGTGAATGTGCACGGGAGCTTGCTGCCCAAGTATCGCGGTGCCGCACCGGTGCAGCGCGCGATTGCCGATGGTCTCGCCGAGACGGGCGTTACGGTTTTCCGCCTGGACGAAAAGATGGATCATGGTCCGATCCTTTCGCAGAAGGTGGTGCGCATCGACCATCAGGATACGACCGCGAGCCTGCTCGAAAAGATGGTCGCTCCCGGCTGCGAGGCGCTTGACGAGGCTATCGCCCAGCTCGAAGGCGGATGCGAGAAAGACCTGACGCAGGACCATGCGCAGGCATCCGGTGCCCCCAAGCTCAAGAAAGAAGAGGGCCGCATCGATTTCAGTTTGCCCGCAATCGTTATCCATAACCGCATCCGCGCCTTCAATCCGTGGCCGGGTGGATATGCGACGCTTTCGGGCCGTACGGTTTACCTGCGCAAGACGGATGTGGTCGGCGTGGGCGCTTGCAAGGCGGCTCAGGGCGTTTCGAATCTTGCACCGGGTTCTATTGAATTTAAGGAAAATCGTTTGTTCGTCGGTACGGGCGATGGCCTGCTCGAAGTTATTGAAATTCAGGCCGAAGGCAAGAAGCCGATGCCTGTCGCCGACTTTATGCGCGGACTTCAGAAGCGCGAAGGACTTGCATTTTGCTAACGGAACGTGAAGAGGCCTACCGCGTTCTTCTGCTGTGGCAGAAGGAAGGAACTTTCATCAAGGAAAGCGGTATTCCCCCGTTTGCGATGGAAGTGGCTCTCGGCGTTTGCCGCCGGCATCTTTATTTGCAGTATTTCATCAAGTCGCTCGTGAAGAGAATGCCTTCCGTGGAAGTCTGCACCATATTGGAGATGGGACTCTTCCAGATGTTCTTCATGGACGTGCCGGATTATGCCGCCATTGATTCCTGCGTAGAACTGGCGAAGTCCGCGAATCTGGGCGAGGGAGCCGTGCGGCTTACGAATGCCGTATTGCGTTCTGCCCGCAGGTCGGGCGCGCCCGCACTCCCGTCGCAGCGCGTGCGTCGCGTAAGTATCGAGAATTCTATCCCTGAATGGCTGGTGCGTCGCTGGTTCGACGTCTATGGCGGCGACCGAGCCGAAAGCATTGCGCGTTCTTCCTTAGAGCGCCCTGTGGAATGGATTCGCGTGAACCTGCAGAAGACAAACGCTCCCGTGCTTGCCGAAAAGATCGGCATTACGGGCGCGAGTATCTTGTACGATCGCTTTATCGAAATCCCGCGCGACGTGGGCGTGAAGGTACTGCTCGCCTTGCCCGAATTTTCGGCGGGCATGTTCTCGTTCCAGAATCCTTCCGCATACGATGTCGTGAAACTCCTGGATGCAAAGCCGGGAATGAAGGTGTGGGATGCCTGTGCGGCTCCCGGCGGAAAATCTGCGTTGATGGCGGAGATGGACCCGACGTTGTCTATTTATGCGAGCGATTCCTCGGAGTTCAGGCTCGAGAAGATGAAGGACTTGATGGACCGTCTCGGCCTCAGGAATGTGAACCTGGAATGTGTCGATGCGCTTGACGTGGATTCCACTCACTTTTCTTCCAAGTTCGACCGCATCCTTCTTGATGTCCCGTGCAGCAACATGGGCGTGATTGCACGGAGGCCCGAATCGGTTTACCGCTTGACGCCCGAATCCATTGTGGAACTGACGAAATTGCAGTACGGCATTCTCGAACGCGCATCGGAAATGCTTTCGCAGGATGGACGCCTGGTGTATGCCACGTGCAGTCCCGATCCGGCCGAAACGACGCAGGTCATCAACAAGTTTGTAAAGGCTCATCCCGAATTCGTGAAGGTCGGGGACCCGGTGCTGCCCGGCAGCAGGGATGCCCGATTCGACGGCTTTTTTGCACAGGCTTTGGAGCGTAAAAAATCATGAAACCGATAAGAACTTTGTTTGCCGCGCTTTTGCTTGCCGCGGTTGCATGGGCGCAGAATTCAGCGCCGGATTCCACGCAGTCTCCCGCGCCGGCAGTGGCGAAAAAGCTGGCGGCTGACTCCGCGAAGACTCCCGTGGATACGCTCGCGTATGCATTCAACAAGGGTTACATTTCCATCGAAGGTGGTGAGATGTATCCGTTTGGCGACCTCGTGGAAGCTGTCGAGAATTCGTTCTACGGTGGTGTGGGTTTCCGCTACAGCTACTGGCCCGATTTCGATGGGTTCGTGCACTTCAATTACGCATACGTGAAGGTGCGTGCCGAAGGAATTCCTTTCCCGGGCGTACACCAGTTCGTTGGACGTATCGGTTTGGATTGGCACTGGAGGCTGCTGCGTCCGCTCGCGATTGGTGCAGGATTCACCTGCAACTGGACCCGCGCCGATTCTGATGACGAAGACAAGTTTTATGAAGGCCGTGGGGGCATGCTTCTTGACAACGAGACGGAATTCGGGTGGTTCGCCCGCGTCAATATGCCGTTCATGAATTTCAAGGGATACGTGGCGGGCCTGAACGTGCTGTGGGAACAACTCTGGACTTTGCCTGAACGTTCCAACACACTGACGGTGGGCTTCTATATCGAAAGGAGAATCTGGTAATGAAAACTTCTCTTTTCTCCATAGCTTTTGTAGCGGCGCTTCCGCTTTGTGTAAATTCCCATGCCGCAATAGATGCCGAAATGGAAGGCATGGAAGCGGTGAGCCGTGACGACGGTACGTTCCTTGTGGGTGGGCCGACTTACCAGTTCGACCGCATTCTCGGTGCGGGCGGCTTGCACAGTGAAAGCGAACTCTGGACTCCCCAGAAGTTGCGCCAGCGGGTTCTTTTCAATCGCATGTCCATTACGCCTTCGTGGACTCCGCTCGAAGCCTCTGTCTGGGTGAAGACGGGTAACGAACTCGGTGACATGATCTACCAGGATGTGATTACCGAGTACGATAGGCCCGAAAACCGCACCCCGATTCTCGAGGGTGGTTTCAGGACGCCTTCGTTCAAGGGCTTCTGGGCGACTGCTCGCGGTTTTCAGGATGACCATTATGCGGCGCTTACTGCAAGTTACCGCAAGAAAATCGTGGAAGACGAATTCGCATTCTTTGGTGCCAATTATCCGATGTTCAGTTCCGTTTATGGTGGGCTCGGGTACACGGACGATTTTGTGAACGCCTCCGTGCTTGTGGGCGAAGAATACCTCTGGGAATACATGGAGTCTTCGCGCTGGATGCCCGTGCACATGAAGCCGCGTATCGAGGCGCGCGCGGATTTCTGGAATTTCTCGCTCACGGCCGCATTCGAGGACGCGCTGTACCAGAACGTGCTGCGTGATGAAAACGGGGAACGCAAGGAAGTGAACGGTTCCGTGCTTTACAAGTGCGGGAAGGTTTGCGAAAAGGGCATGCTCCAGCTTTCGGCCGGAATCGCGTTCCGTGTCGTCGATGACGAGGGGACGGTATACACCGAACTGGATGACAATCATGTGGTATGGCCCTTCATGCAGTTGCGGGTCGCCCCGTTCAATTGGCTTAAGGCCGATGTCATGTTCGGCATGAACGATGCGGACTGGCTTGTGCAGGACAGTATCGAGGTATCCCTGCCCCTGGCTGTGAAAAACTTGGGGGTGACGGTCGGTTTTAAGAACGTGTCGGGTACGCGATTGAATCCGCTTGCCGATGACAGGGAATTTTTTGCGCTGGGCGATGTGGAGAGCGTGATTGAACTTTCTCCTGACGGCCAGATGAATCTTTTGCAGGGTTACCTTTCTTTTGCCGATACGGTTGCGCCTTTTTCTTTTGGCGGACGCGCTTCGTTCTGGGCCGAGAAGGGTGCGGAAACGTTCGATGTGGACGGCTTCGTAGAGGACAAGGGTTACGAGTTCCGCTATGGCAATGTGTCGCGCATCGATTCGTGGATAAAGGGCGTGACCGGCGAATTTTGGGTTGATGCCTGGCTTGGCGATATGTTCAAGTTCCGCGCTTTGACCGGTTTCGAAAGGATTGACGGCGAAGAAGAACGGTTTGAAGTGACTCCCGCTGAATACTTTGTCGCCTTCACCGGTGACTGGCTTATCCGCAAGAGTTTCCGCGTATCGCATTCGCTACGCTACAGGAGCGACGCCCAGTGGAATTTGCGCAGCAGTAACCCGTTGATAGTCAAGGGGGACTGGTATTGGGATGCAACCTTCGAACAGATGTTCCCCAAGTACGGCCTCTCTCTTACAGGATCGTTAATCCATGTCCTTGCGGATGAGGTGGTTCAGGTTCCGGGGGCGGATTACGACAGAATTCGAATTGTCTGCTCCATTAGAAAGACATTTTGACGCTGTAAGCAAAATGTATTGATAATGTGACCTAGAAAAAGCATAATTCTAGGCAATCTTTTCTATATTCGTCATATTCCCTAATACGGGGAATATTTTTTGGATAGTTGGTGAATAAAGGAGTTCTCGCGTGAATCATTTGATTCCTCGCATGTTGGTGCATCTCGCATGCTGCTGCGTTATTGTAATTTTAATTTGTACGTTTCTTTCTGCCTAAATCAAAGTCTGTTTTATCTAGGATAAAGCCAGCTTTAATGCTTTTAGGCTGAAACTGTTGGCAAAAACATCTTTTGCTGCATCTTTGGAAACCCATGTGAAGCGGCCCGCTGCTTTATATTTGAGTTTTATGTGCTGCACCCTACATTCGATTTTGTGAACGGTGATTCCGTGCTTGAATGAGCCGCAGTCCTCTACGGATGCGACCTTGTCGCTGTCGATATAGCGTTCGGCCTGCTGGGGAATGCCTGCAGTCGCATTCCTCTGCGTCTCGAAATGGGGGAGGGCGAGTTGCCCGCGCAGGAACGCTTGGCCATCGGAGACGGCGAGTATCTTGCCGTCGGCGCTTTCGATGACAAGCGCCGTGCCGTGCCAATCCTTCTGTATGCGCGTTCGTTTCGGCGGGAATTCTTCTGCACGCCCTTCGTGGTATGCACGGCACCCGATGGCCAGCGGGCACGACGTGCAATTTGGGGTCTTGGACTTGCATACGGTGCGCCCGAGTTCCATCAGGGCTTCGTTGTGCATGTATGCCTTCGGGCTGTCTGCGACATTGCGGGCGTAGTCCCAGTAAGTTTCCGCAGCCTTCCCGTCGGGCAAAAAGTTGAGGGCGTAGAACCGCGAGAATATGCGCACCAGGTTCCCGTCCAGAATCGCTTCCCTCTTGTGGAATGCGAGGCTTAGAATCGCGCCCGCGGTATAGGCGCCTATTCCAGGCAGGGATTCTAGCTCCTTGCGGGTGTTCGGCATCCCTGCGTTCTCTGCGATAATCCTTGCCGCTTTCAGGATGTTCCTGGCGCGGCTGTAATACCCCAGGCCCTGCCAGTACTTGAAAACTTCCTCTTCGCTTGCTTTTGCGAGCGTTTCTACGTCGGGAAACCGTTCCATCCAGCGGACGAAATAATCCTTTACGGTGGAAACCTGCGTCTGCTGGAGCATCGTCTCGCTAATCCATACCGCATATGGATTGCGTGGCGTGTCGAGTTCTGCGGGCCTCCACGGGAGTGTGGCCGCGTTCTTCTTGAACCAGGCACGCAGATGCTTCAGGATATTCTCGTCCATAATGGCCTATTTACATCGCCGCGCTGTATGGCGTGGAAACCTACAGCTTGTAAAATTCGCGCTTGATTTGGCGGAAGTAATCGAACTGCACCCTTGTCGAATTTTCGAGGGTGTAATGCATGCTGCGCTTGTGGGCGTCCTTGCGCATCTGCTCGTAGACTTCGGGCTTTTCCAGTTTGAGCGTGCGGCATTCTTCCAGTGCATCGAGCCATTTGGCTTCGTCGATCGGGAGGATGCGTCCGCAGGAATTGTCCTTCACGATGCTGCGCGGGCCGCCGTAATTGCTCACGATGGCGGGCGTGCCGGTGGACATGGCTTCCACCACCACGTTCCCGAAGGTGTCCGTGGTGCTCGGGAACAAGAAGAAGTCTGCATTGGCGTAGAGGCCGGCGAGAGTTTCCCCGCCCTGTTCGCCAGCGAAATGCACGCTGTCGTCGCCTTCGAAGAACTTCTTGATTTCTTCCAGGTACCAGCCGTAGCCGACGTACATGAGTTCGACGTCCTTGTGCTTGGCGGCGAATTTCTTCCATACGTCGTTCAGGAATTCCAGATTTTTCTCTTTGGAGATTCGCCCGATGAAGGCGAACCTTACGGGGCGTTTTTCGCGCGTGTCCCCGTATTTTTCCCACGTGCCCTTCCCGCGCAGTTCGGGCGAGAACCGTTCCAGCGGGAGTCCGCGCGGGAGAATCTTCACTTGTTTCGCAGGAACGTGGAGCTGCTTCGTGAGGATGTCGGCGTAGTCATCGCAGGGGCTCACGACAGGCCTTGCCATCCAGTAGAAAATGCGCATGAGCCACAGCACGTACACGTGCATCCATTTTGCCTTCACGAGGGTCTTCGCGTAGGTCGGGACGTCGGTGCGGTAGTGGCTGAAAACCTTGATGCCGGCGATACGAGCGCAGAAGCAGATAAGCCATGCGCCGGGGCTCGGGGTCTCGAGTTCGATGAGGTCAATGGGGTAGCGCTTGAGCAGGCGCAGGGCCGGGCTGATGCGCGGGATGGCGAGTTCGCTGTTCGCGTACCCGAGCTGCTCCATGCTGAACATGCGCGGGAGCAATATGCAGTAGCTGTTCTCGATGACACCGCAGGGACGTGTGTTGAATGCGCTTCCGGCGAGGAAGGCCTTCATGCCATGAGCGCGCATGTAAGGAATCACGTTCCTCAGGTTGTTCGCGATGCCGTTGGTTTCGTCTAGGTTGTCGGAGTAGAACAGGATGCGGACGTCGTCGGGAGCGCGCTTGCTGCGTTCTTTTTTCAGGTAGCGGCGCAGCTTGAGGAGTGTCGGCAGGTTGTAAAATATGGTGAGGAACACGACTGGCGGAATCCAGCAGGTACGCAGATTTCCGGGAGGCCTGTGCTTCATGCCGAAGCACTTGCGGAACGTGCTCGTGACCGTACGCCCGTATATCGCGGGGCGCGAGTCCAGACTGTCTGTCGCCTTAAGCTTTGTTGAACTTGACGCAGTCTTCATACTTCACTCCTTTGCCACCGAAGAGGTCGAGTGCCGATCCGATGGTGAGGTCAATTTTTCCGCCGGATATGTCCTTGACGTGTTGTAGGTCTTCCAGCGACTTCGCGCCGCCTGCGTATGTCACGGGAACGGGGCTGTTCTTTGCGAGGAATGCGATGAGTTCGTCGTCCATTCCTTGCTGCTTGCCTTCTACGTCGGCTGCGTGTACCAGGAATTCGTCACAGCTGCTTGCAAGGTCTTCGAGCGTGTCTTTGGTAATTTCCACGTCGATGAGCGTCTGCCAGCGGTTCGTGGCGATATTCCAGCGGGGCGGTTCTCCCGGAGCCGATGTGCGCTTGCAGCTGAGGTCGAGTACCAGGTGCTTTTTGCTAACCGTGTTGACAAGGCTTTCGAGGCGGTTGCGGTCGAGTTTTCCTTCGGGGAAAATCCAGCTTGTGACAATCACGTGGCTCGCTCCCGCATCGATGTATTCCTTCGCGTTGTCGGCGGTGATTCCGCCACCGACCTGGAGACCGCCGGGGTAAGCCGTAAGGGCCGCCTTGGCCGCAGTCTCGTTGCCCTTGCCGAGCATGATGACGTGCCCGCCTGTGATGCCGTCCTTTTTATAGAGGGAGGCAAACCATGCTGCGGAACGGTCAGTCTCGAAGTTCGTCTTGAGTCCGACTCCGCTGTCGTTCAGTGAACTTCCGACAATCTGCTTGACCTTGCCGTCGTGCAGGTCTATGCAAGGGCGAAACTTGGTCATTAGTCCTTGGCTCCTGTTACGGTCCAGTCGAGTTTCTTTCCGTGGCTTGCGTCGCTACGCCCGCGGTAGAAGAGGATTTCGCCGCCTGCGGCAATCTTCATCGCCTTCTTGGCGAACCATCCGTCCACCTTGTCCAGGAGCGAGGCCTTTTGGTAAGTCTTGTTCACGGGGAACTTGAGCGCCGGGGACTTGTCCTTCCATTCGATGGAAATTTCTTTCTTCGGGAATTTCTTTCCGCGGTATTCGTCTTCGCCGTCCTTGATGCTTTCGGGAACGACAATCTTGGAGCCTTCACCGCTGTTGTAGAGCGCATACCCGAACAGTCCGCCCTTTTCTGCGATGGAAATTCTTCCGGCGTATAGTGGCGAGCGCGTGTTGGTGCTGAAATTCAGGGAACGCACGGCGATGTCGGTCGCCTGCACGGTTTGCCAGGTCTGGTCCATGTAGGCGTATCCCTTCACGGAAATTGTGTCGTCGTTGTAGCCGATTCTGCCCGTGACGCGACCGTAGGGAATATGGATATACTGCGCGAATTTTTCGCTGCCGACTTTCCAGATGCCGTCACCTAGGACCTTGCCCTGTTCGGCGCTGTCGAAGGTGAGGTCGAGGAAAAATTTCCCGTTCTTGTCTGCTGTGAAATAGACGCGGTGGCCCTTGCCGGGCTTGTTTTCCATCGCGTATTCGCCCTTGATGTCGATGGTCGTTTTTTCTTTGATCGCCTTGAGGCGTTCAGGCGGATACTGGCGCCCGACAGCGTAGCTCTTGCCCTTGAAATTCCAGAAGCTCATATCGCAGCCGATTTTTTTGCCCGAACCGGGAATATAGAGCGTGGAATAGTTGACAAACGCGCGTGTGCCGTTGTCGAATACGAACTGATAACTCCAGGTCTCGTTGAATTCCTTGGCGTTGGAATGGTGGGGCATGAAGTCGTCCGCGGTGAGGTTGCGGGCTCCACCCGCAGGGGCGGTGATATCGCCAGCCCAAGTGGCGGCGACAAAGGTTGCTAAACAGGCAATGATAATTTTATACAAGTTTTTTCGCATCGTTATAAAAGTAGAAATATCGTTTTACAGGGGGAGGTCCTTGCCCATACCGTTCTTGAGCTCCGTCCGGCGGCGAACCACCATCTCGTTGAAGATATCGGTGAGGCTGTCCTCTATGCTAATCATGGGTTTCCATCCGAGCGCGTTGATCTTGGTCGGGTCGCCGACCAGCAGGGGAATGTCGTTCGTGCGTTCGAATGCAGGGTCGAACCTGAAATCTACGCTTACGCCGGCGATGTCCACCAGCATGTCCACGAGTTCGCGGAACGTGTACGATTTGCCACTGCAGATATTGTACACCTGGCCCGATTCCGATGTCTTGAGAATCTGGATCATCGCGCGGGCCACGTCGCGCACGTCCACCACATCGCGGCTAATGTCGAGACTTCCGGAGTAGATGACGGGCTCGGCGTGGTAATACTTGATTTTTACCAGCTGGTAGGTGATGGAAGGAATAGCGAAACGCCTGCTGTGGTGCGGGCCCGTAAAATGGAAGGGGCGCACGGCCACGATGTGCATGTCGTTCGCGTTGCGGAACTGGTTCCCGAGAATTTCCATGCAC
Encoded here:
- a CDS encoding MATE family efflux transporter — its product is MLPKLNVIQTTNSSFAPKKRGDIRDVLVVALPMLLSMSFDTFMTFIDRLFLSKLGPAEMNAALGAGAVQLALTMFFTGAVSYTTAMVAQRLGAKKRWDCARVFMQAVYLSLACVPLLYSTIPLGHLVFGLENLPADQLEYQKTYFNILMFGGIISLVRNAAPCFFSGIGETKIVMQAAFVGMIVNVVCNFVLIFGLGPIPALGVAGAAYGTLMGNAVSTVILFVKFFGKSCHRRFRTRNAFAFNWPLCRELLRKGIPSGVEMFLNMSAFQMLILMFHALGPAAATASSVMFNWDMVAYVPLMGLEVASTSLVGRYVGAKNGAAANRSTYSGLRLGWGYSAIIGVLFVFLPGVLTDVFQPDVAEASSQALAIFAEARPMGMFMLRFAALYIFVEVLLVIYAGALRGAGDTFWVMVASAVMNWFVALALYVAAYVIELPAHYAWIAVVAVYSTVPLIFWRRWKSGKWRKHVLENAS
- a CDS encoding A/G-specific adenine glycosylase, yielding MDENILKHLRAWFKKNAATLPWRPAELDTPRNPYAVWISETMLQQTQVSTVKDYFVRWMERFPDVETLAKASEEEVFKYWQGLGYYSRARNILKAARIIAENAGMPNTRKELESLPGIGAYTAGAILSLAFHKREAILDGNLVRIFSRFYALNFLPDGKAAETYWDYARNVADSPKAYMHNEALMELGRTVCKSKTPNCTSCPLAIGCRAYHEGRAEEFPPKRTRIQKDWHGTALVIESADGKILAVSDGQAFLRGQLALPHFETQRNATAGIPQQAERYIDSDKVASVEDCGSFKHGITVHKIECRVQHIKLKYKAAGRFTWVSKDAAKDVFANSFSLKALKLALS
- a CDS encoding transcription antitermination factor NusB — its product is MLTEREEAYRVLLLWQKEGTFIKESGIPPFAMEVALGVCRRHLYLQYFIKSLVKRMPSVEVCTILEMGLFQMFFMDVPDYAAIDSCVELAKSANLGEGAVRLTNAVLRSARRSGAPALPSQRVRRVSIENSIPEWLVRRWFDVYGGDRAESIARSSLERPVEWIRVNLQKTNAPVLAEKIGITGASILYDRFIEIPRDVGVKVLLALPEFSAGMFSFQNPSAYDVVKLLDAKPGMKVWDACAAPGGKSALMAEMDPTLSIYASDSSEFRLEKMKDLMDRLGLRNVNLECVDALDVDSTHFSSKFDRILLDVPCSNMGVIARRPESVYRLTPESIVELTKLQYGILERASEMLSQDGRLVYATCSPDPAETTQVINKFVKAHPEFVKVGDPVLPGSRDARFDGFFAQALERKKS
- a CDS encoding GDP-mannose 4,6-dehydratase, translated to MSILVTGGTGALGFHILSNLIGTEHDLYSFSDEQPQPWQKVEGVNYLTGDMLNFKEVLEMMQKVQPTNVYHLASQSSVGLSYKKPYETLNVNLLGTQTLLEAVRQIVPKAKVMLLSSSEIYGRTEQHLTYLHKETDLPNPLTPYATSKACMEILGNQFRNANDMHIVAVRPFHFTGPHHSRRFAIPSITYQLVKIKYYHAEPVIYSGSLDISRDVVDVRDVARAMIQILKTSESGQVYNICSGKSYTFRELVDMLVDIAGVSVDFRFDPAFERTNDIPLLVGDPTKINALGWKPMISIEDSLTDIFNEMVVRRRTELKNGMGKDLPL
- a CDS encoding glycosyltransferase, with the protein product MKTASSSTKLKATDSLDSRPAIYGRTVTSTFRKCFGMKHRPPGNLRTCWIPPVVFLTIFYNLPTLLKLRRYLKKERSKRAPDDVRILFYSDNLDETNGIANNLRNVIPYMRAHGMKAFLAGSAFNTRPCGVIENSYCILLPRMFSMEQLGYANSELAIPRISPALRLLKRYPIDLIELETPSPGAWLICFCARIAGIKVFSHYRTDVPTYAKTLVKAKWMHVYVLWLMRIFYWMARPVVSPCDDYADILTKQLHVPAKQVKILPRGLPLERFSPELRGKGTWEKYGDTREKRPVRFAFIGRISKEKNLEFLNDVWKKFAAKHKDVELMYVGYGWYLEEIKKFFEGDDSVHFAGEQGGETLAGLYANADFFLFPSTTDTFGNVVVEAMSTGTPAIVSNYGGPRSIVKDNSCGRILPIDEAKWLDALEECRTLKLEKPEVYEQMRKDAHKRSMHYTLENSTRVQFDYFRQIKREFYKL
- the fmt gene encoding methionyl-tRNA formyltransferase gives rise to the protein MKVVFMGTPEFAACFLKHLKESDHLEVVGVVTQPDRPAGRGRVLTPPPVKQLALEYGLPVLQPLDLKAPEFEADLRAFGADLFVVVAYSILPKNILAVAKYGAVNVHGSLLPKYRGAAPVQRAIADGLAETGVTVFRLDEKMDHGPILSQKVVRIDHQDTTASLLEKMVAPGCEALDEAIAQLEGGCEKDLTQDHAQASGAPKLKKEEGRIDFSLPAIVIHNRIRAFNPWPGGYATLSGRTVYLRKTDVVGVGACKAAQGVSNLAPGSIEFKENRLFVGTGDGLLEVIEIQAEGKKPMPVADFMRGLQKREGLAFC
- the hisA gene encoding phosphoribosylformimino-5-aminoimidazole carboxamide ribotide isomerase; the protein is MTKFRPCIDLHDGKVKQIVGSSLNDSGVGLKTNFETDRSAAWFASLYKKDGITGGHVIMLGKGNETAAKAALTAYPGGLQVGGGITADNAKEYIDAGASHVIVTSWIFPEGKLDRNRLESLVNTVSKKHLVLDLSCKRTSAPGEPPRWNIATNRWQTLIDVEITKDTLEDLASSCDEFLVHAADVEGKQQGMDDELIAFLAKNSPVPVTYAGGAKSLEDLQHVKDISGGKIDLTIGSALDLFGGKGVKYEDCVKFNKA